Genomic segment of Planctomycetaceae bacterium:
CGTTCCAGACGACTTTCTGCCGGAAGCGGCCTTCCAGAGCTCCGGACGTCTGCCTCACGAAGGCGTATTGCCATTTCATGGATGTCCCGTCCGTTACGGCTTCCAGCAGCAGTATCGTCTCCGGATCCGTCCCCTGTGCGAAGGCGAACACGGCTCCATCGACCACCGCTGCGCCTTCGGGAGTTTCGTATTCGTAAAGCGGGCGAGGCATCAGCCGAAGTTCTTCGCGGTCCGTGTCGTCGGCTCTCCAGCCCAGCATCGTCGCGCTGAATTCATCCTTCAGCTGATTGATCTGACGGCGGCGCCGCAGCTTTGTCGCGGCGGGAGCGTCGACATCCGGAAGGTCGCTGAATTCGATCGAGTCATTCTGCGGCATCCAGACGATTGAACCGTCAAGGAAACCCCGGATCGGACGCCGAGCCAGCGAATCGAATTCGTGAGTCAGATGATCCTGCCACGGATAAATCCCGCAGGCGGCTTCCGGCCGGCCCTGGTGAATCCACAGCACGGTTGCACCGGTTTCTGAGCCGCGAGCGTTGTTCGTCCAGCGCAGCACGACTTTCGGTTCCATCGTGACGGTTGCGTTGCTGGCCGGATGAATGGTGATCCACCGCAGCGTCTCGTCAATCATTTTGCGAACGTTGAGTTCGCCGGCGGCCTTTTCGTCGTCTGCCCGGGAGTTCGCAGCCGTCAGGAAGGCCGCCACTGTGAAGGCCAGCACCACAAATCCCTGCATTGTTCGAAACATCTTGCGACTCCCGGACTTCCTGCGTTAAGACCTCTGACAAAACCTCCGATCTCGCCGGTCTTGTCAGGGGTTCTAAAATGTTTCGGCCAGTATCTCGGCGACGACAGCGTCGGCCGAAAACGCGATCGATGATACGTCGTCCTTCGCCGCCGGCAGCACGGCTGTCGGGTCGGAAAGGTCGGCTTCCACGACTGTTGCTCGGCCATTCCATTCCAGCACCAGCAGCCGATTCGAACGCTGCGAAAAAACGACGGCTCCCAAAGGACGACGGCTGATCGCCTGACGCTGTACCGACAGGTCGGAGGCATCCAGCAGCGTCAGTGTCGCCTGATCTGACTGACTCCAGTGTCCGGTCGTGAAGGCGATCGTGCGGTCGTCTGTTGAAAACCGGACGCAGTTGATGTGCAGAGCCGTCCGGTCCGTTGTCCGTTGTACGCTGGCGTCTTCCGCGGACAGCAGCCAGAGGTGACCGTCATCAGACGCCGCAAGAATAGTGGACCCGTCGTGGGACCAGTCCAGACTGCTGATCGTGGCGGACTCGTCGGTCAATCGCCGTTCCACCAGCAGTTCCGAAGTGGCCGAATCCAGAATTCGCATTACCCCGTCGCGCCCGCCGACGGCCACCTGCCGACCGTCAGAACTGAACGCTGCACAGCGAACCCAGTCGGCCGGAATGTCGTGAGGCTGACCGGTGGTGCGGGTTGTCAGAATGACCGATCGATCTTCCCGGACCAGCAGCGTTGTCTGTCCATCGCGAGAAACGGCGGAAACCCACGTCGGCGCCGTCAGGGGGCTGTTGTCGGCGGAGTTTGCAGCCTGGATTTTGCTGCCGGGAACCGCCGGCGTGAAATCGGCGGGATCGCGGACGTTCCGTTCGTCGACGTCAGGCTGACTTCCGCCTGGATTTGCGTCGAACAGGTCCGTGCCGAAGTCGGCGGGGACGGAGGTCACCAGCGATCTCACGTCCGCGGCGGCCTGAGTTCGGAAGATCAGCGGCTGACAGGACAGCGCCACGGAACTCAGGATGATCAGCAGCAGAATGCCCGGCGCGCCGGCGGTCTTCGGAGCCACACCTTTCATGATCAGCGTCAGTCGGCGTCGCAGCAGAGCGGCCGGCCCGAGTCCGCAGGCCAGCGGCGGCAACAGCACCGGACGTTCATTCAGGAAATCAATCGTGTCCAGCAGCGCTTCG
This window contains:
- a CDS encoding M56 family metallopeptidase, translated to MHLILEFLLTNAVAAAMLAIGVWLISHLIRRPAVVHAFWVLVLIKLITPSLSNLPVGFSVDRSVLWDSTAVEPAETQISSGNADADRPQEACATTELPGIADRSSPRNTSTGALIVCEDQPAFVAVDSHVNSASQMPFSTAGVIRFAVVIWWGVSAILLLGMIRNYVRFRRHLSQHAEVNTDVIGESFDLAWRMGIRRPPQVRVLTGTMSPMLYGLGSRVTMVLPHELLRRLAPQSRATLIAHELAHFRRGDCWVRLLEAIVTVIFWWHPVVWFARRQIESAEEECCDAWVMSMFPSVPRQYAEALLDTIDFLNERPVLLPPLACGLGPAALLRRRLTLIMKGVAPKTAGAPGILLLIILSSVALSCQPLIFRTQAAADVRSLVTSVPADFGTDLFDANPGGSQPDVDERNVRDPADFTPAVPGSKIQAANSADNSPLTAPTWVSAVSRDGQTTLLVREDRSVILTTRTTGQPHDIPADWVRCAAFSSDGRQVAVGGRDGVMRILDSATSELLVERRLTDESATISSLDWSHDGSTILAASDDGHLWLLSAEDASVQRTTDRTALHINCVRFSTDDRTIAFTTGHWSQSDQATLTLLDASDLSVQRQAISRRPLGAVVFSQRSNRLLVLEWNGRATVVEADLSDPTAVLPAAKDDVSSIAFSADAVVAEILAETF